The proteins below are encoded in one region of Pseudonocardia sp. DSM 110487:
- a CDS encoding TetR/AcrR family transcriptional regulator, whose amino-acid sequence MLHAASQMVRERGVDGVTVPEVMATAGLTHGGFYRHFDSKDALVAQACAAAFTQRLADMDDALETTDNADAARRAWLEGSYLSPGHRDSPENGCAAAALAGDVARAPDGAALRDAYLDGLKSMIEKMERLGNRPADPEAREQEVLVELATAVGAVVLSRAIAGDELSERLLTAARRHLIDDEQ is encoded by the coding sequence GTGCTGCACGCGGCCTCGCAGATGGTGCGCGAGCGCGGCGTCGACGGGGTCACCGTGCCGGAGGTCATGGCCACCGCAGGGCTCACCCACGGCGGCTTCTACCGCCACTTCGACTCCAAGGACGCCCTCGTGGCCCAGGCCTGCGCCGCCGCGTTCACCCAACGACTGGCCGACATGGACGACGCACTGGAAACGACGGACAACGCCGACGCAGCGCGGCGGGCTTGGCTGGAGGGCTCCTACCTGTCCCCCGGGCATCGCGACTCCCCGGAGAACGGCTGCGCCGCCGCAGCACTCGCGGGCGACGTGGCGCGAGCACCAGACGGAGCCGCGCTCCGGGACGCCTACCTCGACGGACTCAAGAGCATGATCGAAAAGATGGAACGCCTGGGGAATCGGCCCGCGGACCCGGAGGCGCGGGAGCAGGAGGTCCTCGTCGAGCTGGCGACCGCCGTCGGAGCCGTGGTTCTCTCGCGGGCCATCGCCGGTGACGAACTCTCAGAACGCCTGCTCACCGCCGCCCGGCGACACCTCATCGACGACGAGCAGTAG
- a CDS encoding tetratricopeptide repeat protein, with product MPWWSRMEDGDASLIDGARGPVRTNIHELAARNARAAALFSGGNAKDAMGLFEGAFHDCMAMLGRDHLATLTVAGNLGAARVSAGRRRVGIGLIAANVADRSRVLGDEDPRTLTALDALAVAYRLAGDVDDAVELSARVAAQRTRLLGPAHPDTLTSRMGVVRAKAAAGDVESATMELRAAIRDAEQALPPGHPHLAALLECAEAIGMTRREG from the coding sequence ATGCCCTGGTGGTCCCGGATGGAGGACGGCGACGCGTCCCTCATCGACGGTGCGCGAGGGCCGGTGCGAACCAACATCCACGAGCTCGCCGCCCGTAACGCGCGGGCCGCAGCACTGTTCAGCGGCGGCAACGCCAAGGACGCGATGGGACTGTTCGAGGGCGCCTTCCACGACTGCATGGCGATGCTCGGCCGCGACCACCTCGCCACGTTGACCGTCGCCGGCAACCTCGGCGCGGCCCGCGTCTCGGCGGGCAGGCGCCGCGTGGGCATCGGGTTGATCGCGGCGAACGTCGCTGACCGCTCCCGGGTGCTCGGCGACGAGGACCCGCGCACCTTGACGGCGCTCGACGCACTCGCGGTGGCCTACAGGCTGGCGGGTGACGTTGACGACGCAGTCGAGCTGTCCGCCCGTGTCGCCGCGCAGCGCACGCGATTGCTCGGCCCGGCCCACCCGGACACCCTCACCTCCCGGATGGGCGTGGTCCGCGCCAAGGCTGCGGCCGGCGATGTGGAGTCGGCCACCATGGAGCTTCGTGCCGCGATTCGTGACGCCGAGCAGGCCCTCCCCCCGGGGCACCCGCACCTGGCCGCCCTCCTCGAGTGCGCCGAGGCGATCGGCATGACTCGGCGCGAGGGCTAG
- a CDS encoding helix-turn-helix domain-containing protein, translating into MSVHGVGPQLKALRTRHGLSLRELAARSGLSATLLSQVEREVTEPSLSTLRRLAGVFGESVASLFDSSPPAVWISRPGARSTLAGPRGLVAYERLTPGNGRLEVLRAVLPPGAATSTEPWAHPSTECAYVVAGTLSVQIGDTVHDVLAGESITFDSSQPHLYRNVTDSPVEYLVSVTPPSP; encoded by the coding sequence GTGTCAGTGCATGGAGTCGGGCCCCAGCTGAAGGCCCTGCGGACCCGGCACGGCCTGAGCCTGCGCGAGCTCGCCGCTCGCTCCGGCCTCTCGGCGACCCTGCTCAGTCAGGTCGAGCGCGAGGTGACCGAACCCAGCCTGTCGACCTTGCGGCGACTCGCGGGTGTGTTCGGCGAGTCGGTGGCGTCGCTGTTCGACTCGTCGCCGCCGGCCGTCTGGATCAGCCGGCCGGGCGCGCGGTCGACGTTGGCCGGGCCGCGCGGCCTCGTCGCCTACGAACGGCTGACACCGGGGAACGGCCGGCTCGAGGTGTTGCGCGCGGTCCTGCCTCCCGGGGCCGCCACCAGCACGGAACCCTGGGCCCATCCGTCCACGGAATGCGCGTACGTCGTGGCCGGGACCTTGAGCGTGCAGATCGGCGATACCGTGCACGACGTGCTGGCGGGGGAATCGATCACGTTCGACTCCAGTCAGCCGCACCTCTACCGGAACGTCACCGACTCGCCGGTGGAGTACCTCGTCTCGGTCACCCCACCGTCGCCATAG
- a CDS encoding DUF3311 domain-containing protein has translation MSTSRTHRWLLVLPFVWQVGFIPVVNDIPYAPLHIPFPMLWQMLGVLFTSVVIAVVFRMDKRAGVTDEDAS, from the coding sequence GTGTCCACGTCCCGTACACACCGATGGTTGCTCGTCCTGCCGTTCGTCTGGCAGGTCGGCTTCATCCCGGTGGTCAACGACATCCCGTACGCCCCGCTGCACATCCCCTTCCCGATGCTGTGGCAGATGCTCGGCGTCCTGTTCACCAGCGTGGTGATCGCCGTGGTGTTCCGCATGGACAAGCGGGCCGGCGTCACCGACGAGGACGCATCGTGA